From the Leptospira biflexa serovar Patoc strain 'Patoc 1 (Paris)' genome, one window contains:
- a CDS encoding thioredoxin family protein codes for MRKVSSAFFMELRFQTFFSFLFFSFLLLTTFHCSKQSDIILSQYETALTEANSQNRKLIVVFGADWCPDCRTLDGIFANPETKAILDSQFLVMKVDVGRFDKNLGLNERLGNPIQNGIPSLVVLSPKGEIITSTKGGEFSNASQMTKEQVLEYLYKL; via the coding sequence GTGCGGAAGGTTTCTTCCGCGTTTTTTATGGAACTCCGATTCCAAACTTTCTTCTCGTTTCTTTTTTTTAGTTTTCTCTTACTCACCACCTTTCACTGCTCCAAACAAAGTGACATAATACTTTCACAATACGAAACCGCACTCACCGAAGCCAACTCACAAAACAGAAAACTCATCGTGGTCTTTGGTGCCGATTGGTGCCCCGACTGTCGGACATTAGATGGAATTTTTGCCAATCCTGAAACCAAAGCCATTTTAGATTCCCAATTTCTTGTGATGAAGGTAGATGTGGGTCGTTTTGACAAAAACTTAGGTCTAAATGAAAGGTTGGGAAATCCCATCCAAAATGGAATTCCATCTCTGGTGGTTCTTTCCCCAAAAGGAGAGATCATCACTTCCACAAAAGGTGGAGAATTTTCAAACGCGAGTCAAATGACAAAAGAACAAGTGTTAGAGTATTTATATAAATTGTAA
- a CDS encoding valine--tRNA ligase, whose protein sequence is MKSHLPDRYDPETVEPKWNQIWDEKKTFAPDTSRKETFSIVIPPPNVTGNLHIGHALNHTIQDIIIRIERKKGKNVVWVPGMDHAGIATQVVVERELAKEGKSRTDFTREEFIEKVWEWKKHSGGMISKQQRLLGESVDWSKERFTFDEGLSKAVIKVFRTLFDEGLIYRGERIINWCPVTKTAISDIEVEYKEKQGKLYHIKYPKSEFKSKDPKTLNQGEYIVVATTRPETMFGDVAVCAHPDDKRYTNLKDKFVFLPIAEKEIPVLFDSFVDQEFGSGLVKITPAHDPNDYEAGQRLKLTPINIMNLDGTLNEFTGKYNGLDRFEARKRVVEELESKGYIEKIETHVHSVGHNQRGGAVIEPLLSTQWFVKIESLAKPAIEVVKSGKVQFQPKMWEKTYFEWMENIRDWCISRQLWWGHRIPAYYAPNGDMVVAESLEEAISLFEKKGISVTKDTIKQDEDVLDTWFSSGLWPFSVFGWPEKTEELKQYYPTSVLVTGFDIIFFWVARMIMNGLKFMGDVPFQKVLIHGLVRDKDGKKFSKSLGNVVDPLDMMSKYGTDSFRFFLAAVLPEGKDILFDESRLDGYRSFCNKIWNSSRFIFMNLPEDFSPIEPNLDSLEDTDLWILHEFDQMLGRYEKAYSGYLFFEMANAIYDFVWGSFCDWYLELTKARVYGNVTPESAEKARQVLVSVLKKSLGLLHPFMPFITEEIHFLLESKELAKTEFPKAYGVSETSPAVVRMELVREIITKIRNMRAELGVKPEKKCKVILKCSNKELKVMMERESKSILQLSKAESLEFLDSYELKNTDSVGAFSIGEIILPLEGIFDFEKEKQRLEKEKKQIQSEMEKLENKINNPSFLEKAKPDVVEKEREKYNTWKEKLESTVRALEKIGQSI, encoded by the coding sequence ATGAAATCACATCTACCCGACCGTTATGATCCCGAAACTGTAGAACCAAAGTGGAACCAAATCTGGGACGAAAAAAAAACCTTTGCTCCTGATACTTCACGCAAAGAAACTTTTTCCATCGTCATCCCACCGCCGAATGTCACAGGGAATTTACACATTGGTCATGCGCTCAATCATACCATCCAAGACATCATCATTCGTATCGAACGTAAAAAAGGAAAAAATGTAGTTTGGGTTCCGGGAATGGACCACGCGGGAATTGCCACACAAGTAGTTGTCGAACGTGAGTTGGCAAAAGAAGGAAAGTCCAGAACCGATTTTACTAGGGAAGAATTCATAGAAAAAGTTTGGGAATGGAAAAAACATTCTGGAGGAATGATTTCCAAGCAACAGCGGTTACTCGGTGAATCCGTTGATTGGTCCAAAGAACGATTTACGTTTGATGAAGGTCTTTCCAAAGCAGTCATTAAAGTATTCAGAACTCTTTTTGATGAAGGATTGATTTATCGCGGAGAACGGATCATCAATTGGTGTCCTGTGACCAAAACTGCCATTTCGGATATCGAAGTGGAGTACAAAGAAAAACAAGGCAAACTGTATCATATCAAATATCCTAAGTCTGAGTTCAAATCCAAAGATCCAAAAACCTTGAATCAGGGAGAATACATTGTGGTGGCAACCACACGACCTGAAACGATGTTTGGTGACGTTGCGGTTTGTGCCCATCCAGATGACAAACGTTATACGAACTTAAAAGATAAGTTTGTGTTTTTACCTATTGCAGAGAAAGAAATTCCCGTGCTTTTTGATTCCTTCGTAGACCAAGAGTTTGGATCTGGACTTGTGAAAATCACACCAGCTCACGACCCAAATGACTATGAAGCGGGGCAAAGGCTAAAACTGACTCCTATCAATATCATGAATTTAGATGGGACTCTGAATGAGTTTACAGGCAAATACAATGGGTTGGATCGATTTGAAGCACGCAAACGCGTAGTAGAAGAACTTGAGTCCAAAGGTTATATTGAAAAAATTGAAACTCATGTTCATAGTGTAGGTCACAACCAACGAGGTGGTGCTGTCATTGAACCATTGTTATCGACCCAATGGTTTGTGAAAATTGAATCTCTTGCCAAACCTGCGATCGAAGTGGTCAAATCGGGTAAAGTTCAGTTCCAACCGAAGATGTGGGAAAAAACCTACTTTGAATGGATGGAAAATATCCGTGACTGGTGTATCTCTCGCCAATTGTGGTGGGGGCATCGTATCCCTGCTTATTATGCACCAAACGGTGATATGGTGGTGGCTGAGTCATTAGAAGAGGCAATTTCTTTATTTGAGAAAAAAGGAATTTCAGTCACCAAGGACACCATCAAACAAGACGAAGATGTGCTTGATACTTGGTTTTCATCTGGGCTTTGGCCATTTTCTGTATTTGGTTGGCCGGAAAAAACGGAAGAACTCAAACAATACTACCCAACGTCAGTGTTGGTTACTGGTTTTGATATCATCTTCTTTTGGGTCGCACGTATGATCATGAATGGTCTTAAGTTTATGGGTGATGTTCCGTTCCAAAAGGTTCTCATCCATGGACTTGTTCGTGATAAAGATGGAAAAAAATTCAGTAAGTCACTTGGGAATGTTGTAGATCCTTTGGACATGATGTCCAAATACGGAACGGATTCCTTTCGCTTCTTTTTGGCTGCGGTGTTACCTGAAGGAAAAGATATTCTTTTCGATGAATCTCGGTTAGATGGTTACCGATCCTTTTGTAATAAAATTTGGAATTCCAGCAGGTTCATTTTTATGAATTTACCGGAAGATTTTTCTCCTATAGAACCAAACTTAGATTCATTAGAAGATACTGACCTTTGGATTCTTCATGAATTTGATCAGATGTTAGGTCGGTATGAAAAAGCATATTCTGGTTATCTTTTCTTTGAAATGGCAAATGCGATCTACGATTTTGTTTGGGGTTCCTTTTGTGATTGGTATTTGGAATTAACGAAGGCTCGTGTCTATGGTAACGTCACTCCAGAGTCTGCAGAAAAAGCACGCCAAGTGCTTGTGAGTGTCTTAAAAAAATCATTAGGACTCCTCCATCCATTTATGCCTTTTATCACAGAAGAAATCCATTTCCTTCTCGAATCAAAAGAATTGGCTAAAACGGAATTTCCAAAAGCATATGGTGTTTCAGAAACTTCGCCTGCTGTGGTACGGATGGAACTGGTTCGTGAAATCATCACAAAAATTCGAAATATGCGCGCAGAACTGGGAGTGAAACCTGAAAAAAAATGTAAGGTCATCTTAAAGTGCTCAAATAAAGAATTAAAAGTGATGATGGAAAGGGAAAGTAAATCCATCCTTCAACTTTCCAAAGCGGAGAGTTTGGAATTTTTGGATTCTTATGAATTAAAAAATACAGATTCCGTGGGTGCGTTTTCGATCGGAGAGATCATTTTACCATTAGAAGGGATTTTTGATTTTGAAAAAGAAAAACAAAGATTGGAAAAAGAAAAAAAACAAATCCAGTCCGAAATGGAAAAATTAGAAAACAAAATCAACAATCCATCTTTTTTGGAAAAAGCAAAACCAGATGTTGTGGAAAAAGAAAGAGAAAAATACAATACTTGGAAAGAGAAATTAGAAAGTACAGTTAGGGCGTTGGAAAAAATTGGACAATCAATATAA
- the purD gene encoding phosphoribosylamine--glycine ligase → MDNQYKVLLLGSGGREHALADAISKSNVLESLKVYPGNGGFSEDVLLKADEISITDKSKFIEYIKSSQTNLVVVGPEDPLVNGIADWCEEIGVPCFGPSAYCAQVEGSKHFAKEMMKRAKVPTASFAVFTDHESAWSFAQKEMLPLVVKADGLAAGKGVTVAFEMKDVKRALDEIFLESKFGQSGYKVVLESFLEGEESSLFVITDGERYMCLPAAQDHKRAYDGDIGPNTGGMGAYAPAPIVTEAVLEKVKSRIIEPMLDDFKRSGHPYKGLLYVGLMITKEGEPNVVEFNCRFGDPETQCVLRLLDEDILPIFYASAIGNLPVRNLKLKQGSSAVVVLAAKGYPDSPEKGMVLEIPPNEGNVVVYHAGTKRDNSSLLANGGRILGITSFGKTLKDAIDECYTFLSTIKAPSTFYRKDIGRRAL, encoded by the coding sequence TTGGACAATCAATATAAAGTTTTATTATTAGGAAGTGGTGGCAGGGAACATGCGTTAGCTGATGCTATTTCTAAATCAAATGTTTTAGAATCTTTGAAAGTTTATCCAGGTAACGGGGGATTTTCAGAGGATGTTTTACTCAAAGCGGATGAAATTTCCATCACCGATAAATCTAAGTTCATAGAATATATCAAGTCTTCCCAAACCAATCTTGTTGTTGTGGGACCGGAAGACCCACTTGTGAATGGAATTGCAGATTGGTGTGAAGAGATCGGGGTCCCTTGTTTTGGTCCTTCCGCCTATTGTGCGCAAGTAGAGGGTAGTAAACATTTTGCGAAAGAAATGATGAAACGAGCAAAGGTTCCGACAGCTTCGTTTGCCGTATTTACAGACCACGAATCTGCTTGGAGTTTTGCTCAAAAAGAAATGTTACCACTTGTTGTCAAAGCGGATGGTTTGGCCGCTGGTAAGGGTGTCACTGTTGCTTTTGAAATGAAAGATGTCAAACGCGCGTTAGACGAAATATTTCTCGAATCAAAATTTGGTCAAAGTGGTTATAAGGTTGTTTTGGAGTCTTTTTTGGAAGGGGAAGAATCATCCTTATTTGTGATTACGGATGGCGAAAGGTATATGTGTTTGCCCGCCGCCCAAGACCACAAACGCGCGTATGATGGAGATATCGGTCCAAACACTGGTGGGATGGGAGCCTATGCTCCTGCTCCCATCGTAACTGAAGCCGTTTTAGAAAAAGTGAAATCAAGAATCATTGAGCCGATGTTAGATGATTTTAAAAGATCTGGTCATCCTTACAAAGGACTACTTTACGTTGGTTTAATGATTACAAAAGAAGGCGAACCAAACGTAGTTGAATTTAATTGTCGTTTTGGTGATCCTGAAACCCAGTGCGTATTACGTCTCCTCGATGAAGATATTTTGCCGATTTTTTATGCATCCGCAATAGGGAATTTGCCTGTCAGAAATTTAAAATTAAAACAAGGTTCTTCTGCAGTTGTTGTACTTGCTGCAAAAGGGTATCCAGATTCTCCAGAAAAAGGAATGGTTTTGGAAATCCCACCAAACGAAGGGAATGTGGTGGTCTACCACGCAGGAACCAAAAGGGACAATAGTTCCCTATTGGCAAATGGTGGTCGAATTCTCGGTATCACATCTTTTGGAAAAACGCTTAAGGATGCAATAGATGAATGTTATACTTTTTTAAGTACAATTAAAGCTCCGAGTACATTTTATCGAAAAGATATCGGAAGGAGAGCACTCTAA
- the prfB gene encoding peptide chain release factor 2 has product MDRSLKELKKQTTEMIESFQTYWTAQNFQEDYDRLLSLIEKANDPKLWDSPDQAKNVTQKRNELQMKLDPWLGLKKELLDFPDLIELTSEEMGESGLKSLNDDFDRMFESFENLQMLDALSGKDDGKAAFINIHPGAGGTESQDWADMLLRMYTRFAEQKGYRAELVDYQPGETAGIKNATLYIQGDHPFGYLKCESGVHRLVRISPFDSNKRRHTSFASVYVTPEVDDDIQVNIEEKDLRVDVYRSSGAGGQHVNTTDSAVRITHIPTGVVVSCQMERSQIKNRDTAMKMLKARLYEMEKQKAEEENAKKAGEKRDIAWGSQIRSYVFHPYNLVKDHRTDFETGNVHAVMDGDLEDFIIAYLKYLTNQKANAKV; this is encoded by the coding sequence ATGGATAGATCATTAAAAGAATTAAAAAAACAAACTACTGAGATGATAGAATCATTTCAAACCTATTGGACCGCACAAAATTTCCAAGAGGATTACGATCGGTTATTGTCACTCATTGAAAAAGCAAACGATCCCAAGTTATGGGATTCACCTGACCAAGCAAAAAACGTTACACAAAAACGTAACGAACTTCAAATGAAATTGGATCCTTGGTTAGGGTTAAAAAAAGAATTATTGGATTTTCCTGACTTGATTGAACTTACATCGGAAGAGATGGGTGAAAGTGGTTTAAAATCTTTAAACGATGATTTTGATCGTATGTTTGAATCATTTGAAAACTTGCAAATGTTAGATGCACTTTCAGGAAAAGATGATGGAAAGGCAGCCTTTATCAACATTCACCCTGGAGCTGGTGGAACTGAGTCACAGGACTGGGCTGATATGTTACTACGAATGTATACTCGGTTCGCGGAACAAAAAGGATATCGTGCTGAACTTGTGGACTACCAACCAGGTGAAACAGCGGGAATCAAAAACGCCACTCTTTATATTCAAGGTGATCATCCCTTTGGGTATTTAAAATGTGAATCAGGAGTCCATCGATTGGTACGAATTTCACCGTTTGATTCCAATAAACGGAGACATACCTCTTTTGCATCCGTGTATGTCACTCCAGAAGTCGATGATGATATCCAAGTCAATATTGAAGAAAAAGACTTACGAGTGGATGTGTATCGATCTTCAGGAGCTGGTGGTCAGCACGTCAACACAACAGACTCTGCCGTTCGAATCACCCACATACCTACAGGGGTAGTTGTTTCCTGTCAGATGGAAAGATCCCAAATCAAAAACCGTGATACAGCTATGAAGATGTTGAAAGCACGGCTTTATGAGATGGAAAAACAAAAAGCCGAAGAGGAAAATGCTAAAAAAGCCGGTGAAAAACGTGATATTGCATGGGGTTCACAAATTCGAAGTTATGTGTTCCATCCTTATAATTTGGTAAAAGACCATCGCACAGATTTTGAAACAGGTAATGTCCACGCAGTGATGGATGGAGACTTGGAAGATTTTATAATCGCTTATTTAAAATACCTGACAAATCAAAAGGCAAACGCTAAAGTATAA
- a CDS encoding sigma 54-interacting transcriptional regulator → MSVKQDISGTLRKIQKEIQQLPNITDRLNFILDMTLTLFGASTGSISIMDQEEKVLTIVAAKGMDWEKKIAAKLPFNLGVTGRAASSREIIYVPDVTLDKDYVKLIETVRSELAIPLLTRDSTVGVLNLESDKVNFFSPDIINQATLFASQLTIVILEERIAKEAFEKSKREEDPVEEVLGYDPSILFLKHRIRQVGPSDISVMIIGEEGSGKKLVAKALHFISQRKNAPFSTVDCSGLSYELLEAELFGSFSGKIFNPGKLEQSNGGSLYIESIGDLPPNLQTKLFQILRDKTIPNPTSKKKEEVLNIRIFTGSKRDLLEDIQKETFSMDLYYRLAEVPLRVPPLRERRGDIPLLAHHYLYQYNKQYGRNKSFSTDALKALTGMPWSGNVRQLQSVIQYAVLVPQETVLEPYSFQQDGKREEESHQKVSRFGEGMEVLAPSENLSLNLAIERLEAIWIKEAFQRASTQEEVAKLLGISRGSLQYKLKNNQFLDGFST, encoded by the coding sequence ATGTCTGTAAAACAGGATATTTCCGGCACTTTAAGGAAAATCCAAAAAGAAATCCAACAACTTCCGAATATTACGGATCGATTGAATTTCATTTTGGATATGACTCTTACCCTTTTTGGTGCTTCAACTGGAAGTATCTCCATCATGGACCAAGAAGAAAAGGTTCTTACCATTGTCGCGGCCAAAGGTATGGACTGGGAGAAAAAAATTGCCGCAAAACTTCCGTTTAATTTAGGTGTTACGGGACGAGCCGCTTCCTCAAGAGAAATCATCTATGTGCCTGATGTTACTTTGGACAAAGACTATGTAAAACTCATTGAAACAGTTCGTTCGGAACTTGCCATTCCACTTCTCACTAGAGATTCGACAGTCGGAGTCCTCAATTTAGAATCTGACAAAGTTAACTTTTTTTCACCCGACATCATCAACCAAGCCACCCTATTTGCTTCACAACTAACGATTGTCATTCTAGAAGAAAGAATCGCAAAAGAAGCATTTGAAAAATCCAAACGAGAAGAAGACCCAGTGGAAGAAGTACTTGGTTATGATCCGAGTATTTTGTTTTTAAAACACCGGATTCGTCAAGTGGGTCCTTCTGATATTTCTGTTATGATTATTGGAGAAGAAGGATCAGGAAAGAAGTTAGTGGCTAAGGCATTACATTTCATTTCGCAAAGAAAAAATGCTCCATTTTCAACCGTAGATTGTTCGGGTCTTAGTTATGAATTATTGGAAGCTGAACTCTTCGGAAGTTTTAGCGGAAAAATATTCAATCCAGGAAAATTAGAACAATCCAATGGTGGCTCCTTATACATTGAATCCATTGGAGATCTTCCTCCCAATTTACAAACAAAACTCTTTCAAATATTACGAGATAAAACCATCCCAAACCCAACTTCCAAAAAAAAAGAAGAAGTGTTGAACATTCGTATTTTTACAGGGAGTAAACGAGATTTATTAGAAGACATCCAAAAAGAAACCTTCTCTATGGATTTGTATTACCGACTAGCAGAAGTTCCACTTCGTGTGCCACCTTTGCGTGAACGAAGAGGAGACATTCCACTCCTTGCCCATCATTATTTATACCAATACAACAAACAATACGGAAGGAACAAATCGTTTTCAACAGATGCACTCAAGGCACTCACAGGGATGCCGTGGAGTGGCAATGTGCGCCAACTGCAAAGTGTCATCCAGTATGCAGTCCTTGTCCCACAAGAAACGGTTCTTGAACCATATTCCTTTCAACAAGATGGAAAACGCGAAGAGGAGTCTCACCAAAAAGTTTCAAGATTCGGTGAAGGCATGGAAGTTCTTGCACCAAGTGAGAATTTGTCTTTGAACTTAGCGATTGAAAGACTTGAGGCAATTTGGATCAAAGAAGCCTTCCAAAGGGCCTCAACACAAGAAGAGGTCGCAAAACTTTTGGGGATCAGCCGTGGTTCCTTGCAATATAAACTCAAAAATAACCAATTTCTGGACGGTTTTAGCACCTAA
- a CDS encoding OmpA family protein has translation MAESYYRTISGKQYDNELLEIAEKATKRSKAPIGKNVAKTLFDAIKDGGDYTDVEKRTVKYIRDKFQFSPEADEYLRSEIRKWAAKISVPAAKKKSQSKSSTKSKSSRTQKTSINVDESESSYMEIYDAREESSYEVAPTPEYNELVALNKFQITPKQNQLGKYILIGLIVLFFLVLIFFGVRSCNRNTQSNISNQGSESSQGQETNSRSLERVNLQTGNVSSQFDSQSKAIRYINDLQIRFIKQSMATEDGAADKIATLAEALKTYPSIKVRVKGHTCFIGEMDENKILSDERAKFIYDELIKNGVNQSQLDYRGFGETAEIDTNQTESGRIKNRRVDFTVLSVNPK, from the coding sequence GTGGCAGAAAGTTATTACCGTACCATTAGTGGTAAACAATATGACAATGAATTGTTAGAAATCGCAGAGAAGGCCACCAAACGTAGCAAAGCTCCTATCGGCAAAAATGTCGCCAAAACATTATTTGATGCCATCAAAGACGGTGGTGACTACACCGATGTAGAAAAACGAACGGTCAAATACATCCGAGATAAATTTCAATTTTCGCCGGAAGCAGACGAATACCTTCGCTCTGAAATTCGAAAATGGGCGGCTAAAATTTCTGTTCCAGCTGCGAAAAAAAAATCACAATCCAAATCATCTACCAAATCAAAATCGTCTCGTACACAAAAAACATCCATCAATGTGGATGAGTCTGAATCTTCTTATATGGAGATTTATGATGCGAGAGAAGAATCAAGTTACGAAGTGGCACCTACTCCGGAATACAACGAACTAGTTGCACTCAATAAATTCCAAATCACTCCAAAACAAAACCAATTGGGGAAATACATTCTCATTGGACTCATCGTTTTATTTTTTCTTGTTCTGATATTTTTTGGAGTTCGAAGTTGTAATCGGAATACACAATCAAATATATCAAATCAAGGTTCAGAATCGAGCCAAGGCCAAGAAACGAATTCTCGCTCTTTGGAAAGAGTCAATTTACAAACAGGAAATGTTTCCAGTCAATTTGATTCACAATCAAAAGCGATTCGTTACATCAATGACTTACAAATCCGATTTATCAAACAAAGTATGGCTACAGAAGATGGAGCGGCAGATAAAATTGCAACACTCGCTGAAGCTCTCAAAACATATCCGAGTATCAAAGTTCGGGTGAAAGGCCATACTTGTTTTATTGGAGAGATGGACGAAAATAAAATTTTGTCAGATGAACGTGCTAAGTTTATTTATGATGAACTGATCAAAAATGGTGTGAACCAAAGTCAACTCGACTACCGTGGGTTTGGTGAAACAGCAGAAATTGATACCAATCAAACTGAATCTGGTCGAATCAAAAACCGCAGAGTTGATTTTACTGTTCTTTCGGTGAACCCTAAATAA
- a CDS encoding motility associated factor glycosyltransferase family protein, translating into MNETFLSQNLASLPSQLSSFLQNEPSNGNGFQIKHALSKSGDDTLEIDGVWIHSQFDPKKEAIRFVSELPHDGTERIYLLFGAGIGYIIPYLLERQKVTILWMEPFPFLILEALRKFDFSEFFLSGKLVLITGDNLEDQLSEAVKGKGTHPISFVPHRGSWQWKETEYLRLKLIAEQMFHKKDVNLATLTRFEKIWAKNICYNLPELSKFRPVSDLFGIANGIKVVIACAGPSLSESIPELTSYRDQFLLLAVDTAVPILTLFGVDPDLIYSVDPQALNSQYLEDYTGDGILIFDPTSTYLSLRLDKGPNKGFVTSSPFPLIQLLEKTASDEIGSVPFGGSVSTNAASLGTLMGANKVYLVGQDLSFTKGLAHSKGAVLEERLNYLESRKFRREKHNYKQLFALPQKQVLGIENETYITNEKMLIFKKWFEDHTKENPWTNLTKFGAKLEGMDHSNFQKEFLLDPKETMLEKELVCSVKALIQSKLSEHPNFFDRILLTKDIQNTISSLKDFGILVKQGLIVSQRIYQQIQKNQINPKTFSEDIKLMDGIDEQVSQKKGLNEILSLGIQRVILTITEGYDDHLSLEEKENAQLGVAKKSLLLYEGLYESVQNTKRMLTKSLYRLQLII; encoded by the coding sequence GTGAACGAAACTTTCCTTTCCCAAAACTTAGCCAGTTTGCCTTCCCAACTTTCATCATTTTTACAAAATGAACCCTCAAATGGAAATGGATTCCAAATCAAACATGCTTTATCCAAATCAGGTGATGACACTTTGGAAATTGATGGAGTATGGATCCATAGTCAATTTGATCCTAAAAAAGAAGCCATTCGATTTGTCTCCGAACTCCCTCATGATGGAACAGAACGCATTTATCTATTGTTTGGTGCAGGTATTGGATACATCATTCCTTATCTATTAGAACGTCAGAAAGTCACGATCCTATGGATGGAACCCTTCCCTTTTTTGATCTTAGAAGCCTTACGTAAGTTTGATTTTTCCGAATTTTTTTTGAGTGGAAAACTAGTTCTCATCACTGGAGACAATTTAGAAGACCAATTGTCTGAGGCCGTGAAAGGAAAAGGAACTCATCCCATCAGTTTCGTCCCTCACCGCGGATCATGGCAATGGAAAGAAACTGAATATCTAAGACTCAAACTCATCGCCGAACAGATGTTTCATAAAAAAGATGTGAACTTAGCCACCCTCACTCGGTTTGAAAAAATTTGGGCAAAAAATATATGTTATAACTTACCTGAACTTTCAAAGTTCCGTCCTGTTTCTGATCTGTTTGGAATTGCAAATGGGATCAAGGTTGTCATTGCCTGCGCGGGACCCAGTTTATCAGAATCCATCCCCGAACTCACTTCTTACCGAGACCAATTCTTATTACTGGCAGTGGATACTGCGGTTCCCATCCTCACTTTATTTGGTGTGGACCCAGATTTGATTTATTCAGTGGACCCGCAGGCCTTAAACAGCCAATACTTAGAAGATTATACTGGAGATGGGATATTAATTTTTGATCCAACTTCCACCTACTTAAGCTTACGATTGGACAAAGGGCCAAACAAAGGTTTTGTGACCTCTTCTCCCTTTCCATTGATTCAATTATTAGAAAAAACTGCCTCAGACGAAATCGGTTCTGTTCCCTTTGGTGGCTCTGTTTCAACCAATGCTGCAAGTCTTGGAACATTGATGGGAGCCAATAAAGTATATTTGGTAGGCCAAGACCTTAGTTTTACCAAGGGACTTGCACATTCGAAAGGAGCCGTCCTAGAAGAAAGGCTTAATTATTTGGAATCCAGGAAGTTTCGAAGGGAAAAACACAATTACAAACAACTTTTTGCCTTACCACAAAAACAAGTATTAGGAATTGAGAACGAAACTTATATCACAAACGAAAAAATGTTAATCTTTAAAAAATGGTTTGAGGATCATACCAAGGAAAACCCTTGGACCAACTTAACTAAGTTTGGTGCCAAACTGGAAGGTATGGACCATTCCAATTTTCAAAAGGAATTTTTATTAGACCCAAAAGAAACTATGTTAGAAAAAGAGTTAGTTTGTTCTGTCAAAGCCTTAATCCAATCCAAATTGTCTGAACATCCAAATTTCTTTGATCGTATACTTCTCACTAAAGACATACAAAATACAATTTCATCCTTAAAAGATTTTGGTATCCTTGTCAAACAAGGGTTGATTGTTTCCCAAAGGATCTACCAACAAATCCAAAAAAACCAAATCAATCCAAAAACTTTTTCAGAAGATATCAAACTGATGGATGGTATTGACGAACAAGTATCACAAAAAAAAGGATTAAATGAAATTTTAAGTTTGGGGATCCAAAGAGTGATTTTAACCATTACCGAAGGTTATGATGACCATTTGAGTTTAGAAGAAAAAGAAAATGCGCAGTTAGGTGTGGCAAAAAAATCTTTGTTATTGTATGAAGGTTTGTATGAGTCCGTTCAGAATACCAAACGGATGCTCACAAAATCATTGTATCGATTACAATTGATTATTTAG